GAATCACCTGCACAGTTTCAAGCTTGCCATTTCCATTTACCTTCAATGAGCACACAAAGACTGGACTTGCCATGTACTACTTTCTCTCGTAAAGAATCCTCGCGGTCACAGCCCATTAGGCCTGTTGGTGTTGGTCTATCTGTTGATAAATCACTTGAATCCAAGACCAGCAGTTGCTCTCTCAAGCAGAATATCAGGCTCCCTCCATTAGCAACAAGCACTCAATCAGTGAAAAATGAGTTTTGGGATAAGGGTAAGAGCTTGAAGAGGTTTGCGGAGCAGGGTTCAGTTGATGAGTCTTGCACTAACAGGGCTAAGAGAAAAAGGGGTAGCAATGATAATGGTAACTCCGGTGATGTTCATGAAGGTGGCAATTTTTGGTTTCAATCAGGTTTTGAGGTACCAAGAAGCCTAAACCCTCCACAAGTTCCTTTCTCTTTGACATGTTCAGGAGATGAGGAGAGGGTCTGTTTTGTGCCCGGTGAGGTAATTTCGCCGCCTTTGCCACCGTCAAACAATCCATGGCTGGACTCTGTTATAACCGAGATCACTGGCTTTGGCGAGAAAGATGCAGAGAGCAGCCAAAGGCGGCCAGTAAAAGAAGCCTCAGGTTCAAGTGCATCATCAGAGAGTCATAGCTTGGGCCTTAGGCTAAGCGAGAATGTTGTGGAGCACGAAGTGGGTAATGGCTCTAGGAATCCTCATCCACAACAAGGCACTGCTGCGGAAGTTGCAGAGGAGAATCACCAGGAGTATCAGGCATTTGAGCTGGTCAGCTTGCTCACGGCATGTGTTGAAGCAATTGGGTCCAAAAATATGGCACTGATCAACCATTGTATAGCTAAATTGGGGGATCTTGCTTCTCCAAGAGGATCAGCTTTCAAACGCCTTAGTGCTTACTTCACTGAGGCCTTGGCTCTTAGAGTTACAAGGCTTTGGCCACATATATTTCATATCACCACTCCGCGGGAGTTCGACAGAGTTGACGAGGATTCTGGGACTGCATTGAGGCTTTTGAATCAGGTGAGTCCGATACCCAAGTTTATTCATTTCACAGCAAATGAGATACTGTTGAGAGCTTTTGAGGGGAAAGATAGAGTTCACATTATAGACTTTGACATCAAGCAAGGGCTTCAGTGGCCTAGTTTGTTTCAAAGCCTGGCCTCTAGGACtaatcctcctagccatattaGAATCACGGGCATAGGCGAGTCCAAGCAAGAATTGAATGAGACAGGTGATAGGCTTGCTCGATTTGCCGAGGCATTCAACCTGCCTTTCGAGTTCCATCCTGTTGTGGATAGGCTAGAAGACGTGAGGCTTTGGATGCTCCATGTGAAGGAAGGGGAGTGTGTAGCTATAAATTGTATTTTCCAGATGCACAAGACACTTTATGATGGAAATGGAGGTGTATTAAGAGATTTCTTGGGACTTATTCGAAGCACAAATCCGACAGCAGTCCTCATGGCAGAGCAAGAAGCAGAACACAATGCTCCTAATTTGGAAGGAAGAGTGTGCAATTCTTTAAAGTACTACTCTGCGATATTTGACTCAATTGATTATAGCCTTCCGTTAGACAGTCCGGTTAGATTCAAAATAGAGGAGATGTTTGCAAGAGAAATTAGGAATATAGTTGCCTGTGAAGGAAGTGATAGGCTAGAAAGGCATGAGAGTTTTGAGAAATGGAGAAAGTTGATGGAGCAAGGCGGATTCCGGTGCACGGGTATTAGTGAGAGGGAAGTGCTTCAAAGCCAAATGTTGTTGAAGATGTATTCTTGTGAGGATTACAGGGCTCAACAAGGGCAGGACAAAGCAGCACTTACTCTAAGTTGGTTAGATCAGCCTCTCTACACAGTGTCTGCATGGGCTCCTCTAGATGTTGCAGGAAGCTCATCTTCTTTTTCTCAGCCAAGTTGATTGCTGGaggcttctttttcttcatacatagaTAGCATTAGCATCAAATTTCATTTATTCTTGCATCAGAAAGAGACAGCAAATTCTTTGTAGGTAGCAAAAGCTTTCATTATTCTTTCATTCTTTTGCAGGGCAGATTTATTTATAGGTTTCAGTCCATAGAATTTGGAGTCAGTTTAAAGTTTATTATTCTTTCATTCTTTATGTATTGATGAAATTCTTTGTAGCAGTTTACATTGTTGATTTTATTTGTTGAGAAAGTTTAGTTTATGAAGCATGTACTTGAGAATTGAATCCTCATGTATGGAATTGAATGATTTGATTTGTGTAttatttttgaagaaaaaaaaattcaaaagaattattaaaactagtgtataattttaatttttttaaagttaatttttaaaattaaaaaattattatttttttgtctCAAATAATAGTATTGATATATACAACAACAGAGacaaatataataatttctGAATTATTACATTAACCTATAGCTGTCGTGTAAATATATACCACAATAATTTCCTTAATACACATCCACAAAAATAATACAGCTTATCAGATTCAGACAGCACAACTATACATGTAGATATCgcattttctttatttctttaaacACAGAGATAGAATTAATACAGAGAAACAAATCTTGAAA
The Manihot esculenta cultivar AM560-2 chromosome 1, M.esculenta_v8, whole genome shotgun sequence genome window above contains:
- the LOC110621500 gene encoding scarecrow-like protein 28, which codes for MLAGCSSSTLLSPRHRLRSESPAQFQACHFHLPSMSTQRLDLPCTTFSRKESSRSQPIRPVGVGLSVDKSLESKTSSCSLKQNIRLPPLATSTQSVKNEFWDKGKSLKRFAEQGSVDESCTNRAKRKRGSNDNGNSGDVHEGGNFWFQSGFEVPRSLNPPQVPFSLTCSGDEERVCFVPGEVISPPLPPSNNPWLDSVITEITGFGEKDAESSQRRPVKEASGSSASSESHSLGLRLSENVVEHEVGNGSRNPHPQQGTAAEVAEENHQEYQAFELVSLLTACVEAIGSKNMALINHCIAKLGDLASPRGSAFKRLSAYFTEALALRVTRLWPHIFHITTPREFDRVDEDSGTALRLLNQVSPIPKFIHFTANEILLRAFEGKDRVHIIDFDIKQGLQWPSLFQSLASRTNPPSHIRITGIGESKQELNETGDRLARFAEAFNLPFEFHPVVDRLEDVRLWMLHVKEGECVAINCIFQMHKTLYDGNGGVLRDFLGLIRSTNPTAVLMAEQEAEHNAPNLEGRVCNSLKYYSAIFDSIDYSLPLDSPVRFKIEEMFAREIRNIVACEGSDRLERHESFEKWRKLMEQGGFRCTGISEREVLQSQMLLKMYSCEDYRAQQGQDKAALTLSWLDQPLYTVSAWAPLDVAGSSSSFSQPS